A single window of Pyrus communis chromosome 10, drPyrComm1.1, whole genome shotgun sequence DNA harbors:
- the LOC137748792 gene encoding pentatricopeptide repeat-containing protein At2g13600 isoform X1, with product MVTGASAMRAVQPTILSSFVGNRLLQSAHPLHQLFGFHPGFSRIGNHESSLKIFRDMMDGSRVYPDLDSLSAVLVSCRHLGSLLNGKEIHGYGIKIGSGIAFYSSAGPALLILYANCSRIQDAINVFRLMNPADVVSWNAMILGFIDLGLEDLALECFRKMQRAQVKVDQTTISTVLPTCNLKFGKQIHAFVRKNSFDLVAPVWNALIHMYAICGCIESAYSVFSNMVNRDLVTWNSMIGGFGMHGDGRAALELLQEMNHSGICPNSVTFTSVLSACCHSGLVDEGLQVFYSMTKKYSVIPSMEHYACVVDMLARDGQLEDAVNFIHRMPLEPDKCIWGALLAACRAHQNVNVAKLAAEQLVLLEPENSGHYVTLSNIYTRAGRWEDVVRVRKQMEAQGSLKTSGNSWFECGN from the exons ATGGTGACAGGCGCGAGCGCAATGCGTGCTGTTCAACCCACAATCCTCTCCTCGTTTGTGGGCAACAGATTGCTTCAGTCGGCGCACCCTCTCCACCAACTCTTCGGCTTCCATCCAG GATTTTCAAGGATTGGGAATCATGAATCATCTTTGAAGATTTTCAGGGATATGATGGATGGCAGCAGGGTGTACCCCGATTTGGACTCACTTTCTGCTGTCCTCGTGTCTTGTCGGCATCTGGGGTCTTTGCTTAATGGGAAAGAAATCCACGGTTATGGGATAAAAATAGGATCTGGCATTGCATTTTACAGCTCAGCTGGCCCTGCATTGTTGATATTATATGCCAACTGTAGTAGAATTCAGGATGCTATAAATGTATTTAGATTGATGAACCCAGCTGATGTTGTTTCTTGGAATGCCATGATTCTTGGTTTTATTGATTTAGGACTGGAGGATTTGGCACTTGAATGTTTTAGAAAAATGCAAAGAGCACAGGTCAAAGTTGACCAAACGACAATATCTACTGTCTTGCCGACATgcaatttgaaatttggaaaacAAATTCATGCCTTTGTTAGGAAAAATAGTTTTGATTTGGTTGCTCCGGTATGGAATGCATTGATCCATATGTATGCCATATGTGGATGCATTGAATCTGCATACTCTGTATTTTCTAACATGGTCAATAGGGATCTAGTAACATGGAACTCAATGATTGGAGGCTTTGGAATGCATGGGGATGGCAGAGCTGCTCTTGAGCTTCTGCAAGAGATGAATCATTCAGGAATTTGCCCAAATTCTGTAACTTTTACTTCTGTTTTGTCGGCTTGTTGTCACTCAGGTCTTGTGGATGAGGGTCTTCAAGTCTTCTACAGTATGACGAAGAAGTATAGCGTCATCCCCAGCATGGAACATTATGCATGTGTTGTTGACATGCTAGCACGTGATGGTCAACTTGAAGATGCAGTTAATTTTATTCATAGGATGCCTTTGGAGCCTGATAAGTGTATTTGGGGAGCTCTGCTAGCTGCCTGCCGAGCCCATCAAAATGTTAATGTTGCAAAGCTTGCTGCCGAACAGTTAGTCCTGTTGGAACCGGAAAATTCTGGCCACTATGTCACCCTGTCTAATATATATACAAGAGCTGGAAGATGGGAAGATGTTGTGCGGGTGAGAAAGCAAATGGAAGCGCAAGGATCACTTAAAACATCAGGAAATAGTTGGTTTGAGTGTGGTAACTAG